The Myripristis murdjan chromosome 6, fMyrMur1.1, whole genome shotgun sequence sequence ttcttacAGAACAGAAGGCAGAAACAGCAGCCCTCCTCATTCATGTCTTACTGCACAATAACatggaaaacaataaaataaaccagcATCCTCCTTTGTTGCCATTGGTGTTCTCTCAGAGGAGTCACTCCTCCCGACCTTGGAGTTTAACGCAGATATagagacagtagaagacagGTCTTCAGGCCAAGCTGGCTTAGATGGCTATcagtttaaatatatatgggGCCACATTGGTCTTTTAGTAGAAGCTGATGGCTCATGACGTTACATTGCATAATGATCACCATATTAAcatttatatacatacacaatGCATTCAGAACATATtgagacccccttcacttttttcacttttatgttgcagcctgacgCTATAATcagaattcattttttctcaagTCTACACTCactaccccataatgacaatgttaaaatataattgcagaaaatgtaaattaattaaaaaaaaaaaacaaaaacaaaaccctgagatatcacattgacataagtattcagaccctttactcagtacttagttaaagcacctttggcagcaattacagtttcaagtctttttgggtatgacaaCAACTATGTACACCTGGCAGGGGTGTCCCTAGGTTTTAAGGACAGGGGGGACTTACCCCCCAGGAGATGCACAGGATGTGAGCGAGTGTAGCGTGCAAGCACAaaatttcacaaacaaaacaaagactgagaaaTTGCTTTTTGACAGATTTAACGAAGATACAGTACAGTGTAAAAGTCTTAGGCCACCAAtagatttcttgttttatttcagcctgTGCTTTTCAAACCAGCTGTGGTGAGATGCTTGCTTCTGTGTACCAAAAGTATCTTGTGGGTAGCTCTTCAGGCTTTACCTGTCTGGGCCCTGTGTCTTTGTCACCTAAATCAAACCCTGTGGTGGAATGCTGCAGCTGCTTCATCATTTTCCCTCTCTTGGCCTgtctgttctcctctctctttactAACTTGagcttcctctgcctctccatcaATTTGCTGtagctcctctgtctctgtatctCCTTGCGCTCTCTGACTTGAACTTGCCTGCTGacctttttctccctcagcctctccttcTGCCTGACCTTTCAAGATACATTGAAACACATTGAATTAACAACTTATCCAACATAGAGGCTAATGTCATGACTTTCACTCACAAAACAGTAATTTTTTGCTCCCAAATATTAAAGTTACACAGATTACATTTTGGGCGCATTATGTGACTAAAATGGTTGCAATTTCAAGCCCTGAAAAATATGACTAAATTACTTGAATTAAagtaatgttaaaataaaaaatatttgggTCAGGCTAATTTGGCTCATATATATCTCTTGGCTCTCTCCACTTTCTAAACTTGACTCTTGTCAAGTTTAGAAAGCACACACCTGCCCCTCACGAGTTTAGAAGCTCAAGTTAAATAAGTCTTATAAGGTGCaccttgactgaaatgtttcatatttcatatccACATTGAGTTCCATAAAAATCCAATCAGACTGTCTGCATCACAAATGACTCCTGTGAAATCCTTTAGACTCACCTCTCCAGTAGAGGTCTCTCTCCTCTtattctctctgctcctctgccctGACTCCTACAGTAATAGGGGTGGTGGAATGATCAGGTttttggtaacctttcttacaaaggcccttctcccacaattgctcagtttggctggACGACCatctcttggaagagtcctggttgtacCAAACTTctatttgagaattatggaggctactgtgctcttgggagccttccccagatctgtgccttgcaacaatcctgtctctgagctctgcaggcagttggcagacctcatggcttggttttgcTTTGATATGCATTGTGAGCTgggaggccttctatagagaggcgtgtgcctttccaaatcatgtccaattaatttaatttaccacagctGGACTGTAATCAAAGTGTAGAAACATTTCAGCAACAGTCTAGAGAAATAGgcggcacctgagctaaatgtcaagtgttgttgcaaagggtctgaatacttatgtctaTGTGATACTGTGCAGACATCTAAACTGGCAGAAACTAAACTTAGGCAGGAGAGCTATACTAGAGGCAGAGACTGAACCTCACTCAATGCTCAAATCAAAACTATATAAgccataaattaaagaaaataaattaaagaaaacaaacaagtcttttttttttttttttttttttttgcgtatttgaaaacacacattttatattttgaaatgtaGCCTGCAGTATGTGAagcatagatatctataataaaggctagatgtctttCGGCGGAGTCTGTAACGTCATCACCGGGCGGCCATCTTaccacaggcaagctctctggcAGAATCTATGGTAACAGACGGAAGGTGAGCGAtctgcacaaacataaatactcttatctcgctgaaatcttgacggatttacaaacggtttggtttcttacaaacgttattaacgtggctacaattctgaatgtttgaccagaagtgtaacataattattaatCAAGTGCAGTATTATAACTACACCTCTGACGTTTATAAAAAAAACCACACCGTTTGAAAATCggtagaaaattgagcaagttatggttgttaaaaagtacatgcaccactaccacacaacgttatgggtgagcgagctgactgtggcaagatggccgccatgtgCGGACGTGCGACTCCATTGGCCAGCAGCGGCCacgagacatctagcctttattatagatatctatgatGTGAAGTGGATCATTGTCATTCAGATAGCAGCAGGCCAAACGGAAGAGCGCGTTGCCACGGCAACGATACAAAACGAAGTTGACTCGAGCGTCTGTACGTTAGAAGACGGCAACCGACATTTATGGAGATTTACTGGTAAGGTTGAACGATTTTCAgtataataaaataagaatttAACTGTTTAGTTTCAGATTAGGAGCGTGTCGGAGGCTAACTTTAGCTAACGTCAATGCCATGcttgaaaaacagtgaaaatcttCCCTTCTCGCTTTGCTTTGCAGTTGAACACAGAATGGCAACCACAGCAAAGCCAATTAAGAGACTAGTGTGGAAACTCGACCAAAACAAGGACAGACCACGAAAGGTGAGGCAGGTGTGCTGTTTATGTCTGTGGTTCCCAGACTTTTAACTGGTGACAGAGGACAATATTAGAGTGCATGAAATCTTACCAGTGGTAGCCGACGTTTGTGTGCACATATTCCACTAGGTTAGCACTATAAGTTACAATTTCTCGTAAACCCTGGTTACACTTGTCTTTTACTAATTTTAAATTaactatttaatttatttattcatttattttggaccAGGCTGGATTTCATTTCTAATGTATTTTCAGTATTCCATTTTCTGTGGTCAGTTAACAGATAGGAAACACTGCCCATATGGAAATGTAGTATATACACCCTTttcacactacactacacttaGCCCTGGGCTAAGAGTCCAGTTAGGTCTGGACTAAGACCCATGTTAGCCCTAAGCTATCGAGGGCCAAGTGCCAATACTTAGAAAGGCAACAGAATGTTTGTTGTCCAGTGAAGACTCTGTTACTAGTGTTGTGAAGACATTAACCATAATCTAACTGAGCGCTAGGTTTAGTTAGTAATTCAAGTGTGAACAGGGCTAGGGAATTTCCATATAAGTcatgtacactcagtggccagtTTATTAGGTAGGCTATGCCTGCACAAGCCAGTACAATCCAATGCAACTGTTCTCCccagtttccttttctgctccctataatgctcaggttttcttttcagTAATAGAgctgttcattcaattctatgtttggcattgagctcatagttagtggtgctgttgtgcaagactgcattttattgagatgtgtattctgtccccctcatgtacataaataaggaggacaaaaaaaatagaaacacctctcactataatgtagtccagtacaaaacCTCTGCAAGTATAACCTCAACAATTAACGTAGAATTAAAATTACATATTCTACACAATGTcataaaaactgaacattataaactttcttacaaggtagaatttatggcagagctgttgcattgaactgcatgaGATGTACAGGCAGACCTATTAGAGTGGCCACTGAGTCTATGTCTATGTAAGATATCTTTATTGTCCACTAGTTAGAAATTCGTTTTTGTTCCGGTCAGTACATGAACAtgcagacaagacagaacaataaattaataatacatTAGACTTTGACTGTCACGGTTTGCTAACTGAGAAGTGTCCCTAATTTCCTCTTGTTAAATACCCATATATGAATGGTATTCAAATATGAAGCATGTCCTCCATAAATTTTTGAGACAAAGTATGGGCGCACATAGACATTCATTAATGGCTGGATGCTGTTCATAGATATAATTTACACATATATGTTCAACATACATAAACTAcacatatattgcaatattgtAATAGATTATGCTGCTGTGTGGTTGCAGGTGACTCCATCTTCTTATGCAAAGGAGATGTTACAAACTACAGAGGAGCGTCTGGCCAACACCAAGGAGGTTCACCCACCTCGCATTGTGGAGCAATTTGACATCAGTGAGACCACGTATCACAAAGTAAAAGCCAGCCACTGATGTTCTAGCTTAATAGCTTAATAGCTTGTGCTTTGCTTTCACCTGCAATCAAGTTAAACCAGAAGCTTAGGGGGAGGCCAGCAGAAAAATGGTTGCATATGGGAGATGTGACATTAAATGCAAGAATAGAGTGGGTACTGATAACTGGATTAATGACACCAATTAAACATGCTGTTGAATGAACTTGACGCACATACTGGAGGCTGGTATTAGTGCAGCACCATAAATGACAACAGTGACAATGACAATAGCTTACAGTAAAAAATGAAAGTTGGGCAGTAGCTGTACCAGCACAACTACTGTCTGCAGACCTTCTTGAGGTGACGACTCTCATCTTTTGAGAATGAAACTCCTGGAGAATCCACAACAGGAGTCCACCAAATGTGTTTAGACCTACATTTGGTTTTGATAAGCTGTCTCGTCACTATAAAGCATTCAAAGACCACAgggatatacatacatatacatagcCTATGAAAATTCTTTGTTCATGTCACTcagtttttgaatatttttagaAACATGGACTGTGGGCTTGCTACCACACTTCATTGAAAGACTGGCCTAATGGTCTCTCACTGGCCTAAAGTGACAAGCTTGATTGAAAAGGCAGATGTGCCCagagataaaatgaaaacaatgaagcACTCAAATGTCTTGTTATCTCATCATTAGTCTCCTGTATGCAGAGCAGCTGTCCAGTAAGGTCCTTCAGCAGGGACTAATTGATGGGCAAAGGGCAACCAGTGTGACTGAATGATATGTACAAATATTTCCTCAAAAGTTCttgaaatgcctgggaaaataaTGAGGAACCAAAAATGCCCTGATAATCAAAAGTATCCTTTTTGCATTACAGCCTGTCCACATTTGTTTCACTGACTTGACAAATTCACAGAGGAATGTGATTCCTTTCCACCATGGGCCACCATAGGTGATTTGTGGCACCAACAGCCAGGcgatattttcctttttttcagtatttttcagtcTCTGGCTTTGGGAGAGAAAAATAGAACTTGTTTTGATCAGAAAACAAACTAGTCCACAATGTTGCTCCTATGTCACAAAGCCAGTTCCATATGATTAGTGTATCTTGGGCTTTGCAAAACTTACTCATGTCAATCTCTGCAAACTAGTCTCACAAAAGTGTTACTCTCTCTGTTGACACAGGACTTTCCAGTCGAGCTATGAGTGTGTAAGAAATAACCAATCACATGAACCATGGAAAGATGGACATATTTAAGATACAATTATACCAAagtattgatccctgtgggtATATTAGGTCTGAAGTAATACAACTCAGCTGTGAAggagataaaataaaagtgcacaattacagtttaaaaatatgcaataaaatagaaattaatgaaacaacacaaagaGCAACCTATAAAAATATGGGCTATGTCAATTGATACTGTCAACAGTTTCGACATGTTTATCAAACTACTAAAGTGGATTGGATAATGTTAATGAATTAACATGAATTTTCTTGCAAGAAGAGCAACCAATTACAATGAATTcaattcagcaaaacaaaaacattgtaacagtgaaaaataatgcTGCAACCAAAACTAGAAAGTAAACTTATCACTATCACAGTGTTTGGGAATATGAATGAAATCTCTTGCATTGTCTACATACATGCAGAAATAGTTATCACGCATGCTGATAACTATAGTCAACTAATCTAAGCTCCATGCCATTTTTCATAAGCTTTCTATTATAGTCTTAGTGGGCTAATGGGCTGGAGACAAAATAACATTATGTCTCAGAAAAGGTAATTCATTGTAGAAAACAAAGTGGTTCTGTTGGTCTCTAAACACTACTGCCCTGCCAACAGCCTACCTTTCTATTTCTTAATTCAGAATCATCCCCGAGTGCTTTTCTACTCTTTCTActtgttcattcatttaaaaaggaaaagagataaGAAAAATCACAATGACAAGAAGAGACACAGGTGAACTGGGCACGGAAACCTGGCAAGAAAACGGCAAAAGACATAAATAATGTGCAAGTAATTAAAAATAACCCTGATACAAGGATAGCAGGGGCATGGTAatgagagggagtgtgtgtacgGCGTTAGTGAGTGTGACTTCAAAGACAGCGAGAAGCAGACCgtgttaaatgtgtgtgatAAAGTAGACAAAGTCAaagagaagggaaggagaggggaagatgTGCCATTGAGGGGAGAAATTTTTGATCATCTGATTTGGGACATTTCACTGAAACATGTATGCTTCTGTTTATGTGcatttacgtgtgtgtgtgtgtgtgtgtgtgtgtgtgtgtgtgtgtgtgtgcgcgcgtgtgtgcgtgtgttttgttAGCACTCCTGCGTGGAAATGGACAAGCCACTTTTCCAGGCCTACCCATCTGAACTGGTTTTCCAGAGTTTCACACCGCCACAGACATATACACTGCCTCTAAGGCTCTACAACATTGAcaaggtgtgtaaatgtatgggcaaatacaacaacaacacaggcaCTGAGCTGATGTTTCTATCAAGAATGATTTTAGAGAAATGGAACAGTGGGAAATGCTGGTATTTGTGACTCCAAGGTGAAAGATTTTAAACAGTAGCGCAATGCTTTGATTGCTTTGACTGCAAGCACAGACAAACAaaggagtgtgtttgtatgtgttctAGTGCCTGTAtatgtgtcagagtgtgtgaatgtgcgtttgtgtgcatgtcctGGCGTGTGTACAAAATGCAACAATTTTGGAAAAGGAGATTTAGCTCTGTGATTTGTACAAGACACCAtcaagtaataataataataagtagtAATAATAAATCATCACCCATGTGTTTACCTGACTGTATGTTTGTGgcagtgttttaatttttataaagtctgtgtgtttctttttttttccctttttttgtggGATGGGGGAAGGTTTCACGGCAAGTGAAGGTGGTGCTGGGGGACTCTGACTATTTCCGTGTGGTTGGTTCAGAGAATGCAGACAGAAAGGTTCCACCAGGACTGTCCATCACTTTCACCATTTTCTTCACCCCGCAAGAGAAGAAGGTACCTGAGATAGGGAGAAATTACACTGCTCCATAGAATTAGAGTACATAGAAAGAGTAGCTGGAGAAATACATACGGCAATTTGGAGTAACATTGCAACTTCGAGTGGTACACTCAAGAAGCTGACATAGCATGTAGTCAAGTACAATACTCAAAAACTTACAGAGGTAAAAATAAAGTTGCAGACttaccaaaaatacaaaaaaactacttagttacagtaacatgagtaaatgtaattaattacttaCACCTCTGCCACTCATCATGTCAGCTGGAAAATTTGGGACTACCTGttctttctatttctattttgagcTCAAATTTCTGTGAAGTATCCTGACAAAGTGTAGGATAGGGCcataaaggtcaaaggtcaggcattgtattacacacacacatccttttgTCTTCTCCCCTCCTGACATTGTGGGTGaaactgaaaagtgaaaagcaAGGGTTGACATGAAATGTAACAATTTTATGTGAAAGGTAATGGATTTGGCTTTCATATAGTGGTTGCCACAGTGAACTATAAGGTTTTTGGGACTGCTTTTCTGAGTGGTGTACACAGGGGAAAATATATTccctgctttttgttgttgttgttgttgttgttgtttacagatTATACAGTAGGCTAATAAATCAGTTAAAATGCTTACTTTACAAGTCAAATTGCTTGGTTCGTACTACTTTTCTGCATAATTTATGCATCCCATAAATTATGGGCTGTAAGTAATGAGTGTTTGACCGACtgcatgtgtctgcatgcatctgggtgtgtgtgtgtgtatgtatgtatgtggatCTCTGTCCAGGACTACCTCCACAAACTGAtttgtgtgacagagagggagaagttTGAGGTGCCAATCCGTGCAATTGGGCCGCGGGCCATTCTTGACTTTCGTGAACAGATCCATTTACCCATGTGTCCAGTCAAAGGGTCCACAGAAAGGACTCAGTTCGTCCGCAACATCGGAAACAGGCAGGCCAAGTTCCAGCTCAGCACACAGAGGTGAGAACCAGGAgattgttttgtgtatttatgatTACGGCGTTTGATTTCAATGATTTCAATATATATTGACTTTCCGTGTAAACCAGTCCAATTGAGACATGTTGGGAGCCAATCTAAAATAGCAAATAAATACACTCCGGTAGCACTGTTTGTtagaatatttaaaatatt is a genomic window containing:
- the LOC115361325 gene encoding hydrocephalus-inducing protein homolog, which translates into the protein MATTAKPIKRLVWKLDQNKDRPRKVTPSSYAKEMLQTTEERLANTKEVHPPRIVEQFDISETTYHKHSCVEMDKPLFQAYPSELVFQSFTPPQTYTLPLRLYNIDKVCKCMGKYNNNTGTELMFLSRMILEKWNSGKCWYL